In a genomic window of Chryseobacterium sp. G0162:
- a CDS encoding NAD-dependent epimerase/dehydratase family protein has protein sequence MKKILITGITGYIGGSIAQKLLDRNYEVIGLVRDEARVQELESMGIKTIIGNIHHEDLIKEVITSVDAVIHNADSADDAYAADSFIKALEGSHKTFIFTSGSAIFGGKENGKKNDFVFREDYPLIPRLEMASRVLINNYVLQSAQKEIRSIVIVPTMVYGQGLGLKKDSIQIPALIHFSEKKGHGVYFGEGENIWSNLHIEDLADLYVLALEKAKSGSIYYAENGSSSLRNIAEIISKKYNLEPARSLSVQEAVDNFGPAGGYFGFASNSICSADKARTELEWKPIYISIENYI, from the coding sequence ATGAAAAAAATATTGATCACAGGGATTACCGGCTATATAGGCGGCAGTATCGCTCAAAAATTACTGGACAGGAATTATGAAGTGATCGGGCTGGTTCGTGATGAAGCCCGCGTGCAGGAACTGGAATCGATGGGAATCAAGACCATTATTGGGAATATCCATCATGAAGATCTTATAAAAGAAGTCATTACCAGTGTTGATGCTGTCATCCATAATGCTGATTCCGCAGATGATGCCTATGCTGCAGATAGCTTTATCAAAGCATTGGAAGGAAGCCATAAAACATTCATATTCACTTCTGGATCTGCTATTTTCGGAGGTAAAGAAAATGGTAAAAAAAATGATTTTGTTTTCAGAGAAGATTATCCTTTGATTCCAAGACTGGAAATGGCATCAAGGGTCCTTATCAATAATTATGTTCTGCAGTCAGCTCAGAAGGAAATAAGAAGTATTGTGATTGTTCCCACAATGGTGTATGGACAAGGTCTTGGCTTAAAAAAAGACAGCATCCAAATCCCTGCCCTGATTCATTTTTCTGAGAAAAAAGGACACGGTGTTTATTTTGGAGAGGGTGAAAATATATGGTCAAATTTACATATTGAAGATTTGGCAGACCTTTATGTACTGGCACTGGAAAAAGCAAAAAGCGGTTCCATCTATTATGCAGAAAACGGTTCTTCATCTTTAAGAAACATTGCTGAAATTATCAGCAAAAAATATAATCTGGAGCCCGCCAGATCTTTAAGCGTACAGGAAGCCGTTGACAATTTTGGTCCGGCAGGCGGCTATTTCGGTTTTGCCTCCAATAGTATATGCAGCGCAGACAAAGCAAGAACAGAACTGGAATGGAAACCCATCTATATCTCCATTGAAAATTATATCTAA
- a CDS encoding DoxX family protein, which produces MTNTQKQFPQLFLRLALSVTMLSAVADRFGLWSAENSSWGNMKSFEEYTRSLTFFLPEALSTFSAYAATFLEILFPLMLILGFKTRIAAYGSSILLLVFAISMTIALGSKAPLNYSVWVGSAAALLLAVQQEYSFSIDQLTKK; this is translated from the coding sequence ATGACAAATACACAAAAACAATTTCCGCAGCTATTTTTAAGACTTGCTCTTTCTGTAACCATGCTTTCTGCAGTAGCCGACCGATTCGGGTTATGGAGTGCAGAAAATTCATCATGGGGAAACATGAAAAGTTTTGAAGAATATACAAGATCACTGACCTTTTTTCTTCCGGAAGCGTTGAGTACTTTTTCCGCTTATGCAGCCACATTTTTGGAAATACTTTTCCCATTGATGCTGATCTTAGGTTTTAAAACCAGAATTGCAGCCTATGGAAGCAGTATTTTATTATTAGTTTTTGCTATATCAATGACTATTGCATTAGGTTCTAAAGCTCCGCTCAATTACTCCGTCTGGGTGGGAAGTGCGGCAGCTCTTTTATTGGCTGTTCAGCAGGAATATTCTTTTAGTATAGATCAATTAACCAAAAAATAA
- a CDS encoding putative quinol monooxygenase, with protein MKIHLTAIIKTKEEYQAEVSAVLQNMVKETRKEEACELYNLHQGIEDKNEFVFYEIWKSQEGLDRHNQQPYIQSFGTLVDEKLKEKPQIYLTHII; from the coding sequence ATGAAAATTCATCTTACAGCTATTATAAAAACCAAAGAAGAATATCAGGCAGAAGTATCGGCAGTTCTTCAGAATATGGTAAAGGAAACAAGAAAAGAAGAAGCCTGTGAGCTTTACAACCTACATCAGGGAATTGAAGACAAAAACGAATTTGTTTTCTATGAGATCTGGAAAAGCCAAGAAGGACTAGATCGCCACAATCAACAGCCTTACATTCAGTCTTTCGGAACCTTAGTGGATGAAAAGCTTAAGGAAAAACCACAAATATATTTAACTCATATCATTTAA
- a CDS encoding ABC transporter permease, with product MNKIIDIGQYVETAINWLTENGKPVFDVIKHVGNASIMGIEWVLINTPFYVIILFITLLALWKAGKGIAIVTAAGLSLIFLMGLWKETMETLALIFVATITALILSIPLGILAAKNKIAAKIIRPLLDLMQTMPAFVYLIPAVLFFSIGKVPGAFATIIFAMPPAVRLTTLGIESVPKDIVEAARAFGATNRQILFKVELPLAMKTILTGINQTILLSLSMVVIAGMIAAGGLGEKVLEGINNLDIGLGFESGLSVVILAIILDRITQGFVKKKQ from the coding sequence ATGAATAAAATTATAGATATAGGTCAATATGTAGAAACTGCAATCAATTGGCTCACAGAAAACGGAAAACCTGTATTTGATGTCATAAAACATGTAGGAAACGCCTCTATCATGGGGATTGAATGGGTACTTATAAATACTCCATTTTATGTAATCATCCTCTTCATTACACTTTTAGCATTGTGGAAAGCCGGGAAAGGTATCGCCATTGTTACGGCAGCAGGATTAAGCCTGATATTTTTGATGGGATTATGGAAAGAAACCATGGAAACGCTGGCACTTATCTTCGTAGCAACCATTACTGCCCTTATCCTTTCTATCCCTCTGGGAATTTTAGCTGCCAAAAACAAGATTGCCGCAAAAATTATTCGTCCTTTATTGGATTTAATGCAAACCATGCCTGCATTCGTTTACCTGATTCCTGCGGTACTGTTTTTCAGCATCGGAAAAGTGCCCGGCGCTTTTGCAACAATCATTTTTGCAATGCCTCCAGCGGTACGTTTAACAACATTGGGAATAGAATCTGTACCGAAAGATATTGTAGAAGCAGCACGTGCTTTTGGAGCAACCAACCGTCAGATCCTATTTAAAGTGGAACTTCCTCTGGCCATGAAAACTATTTTAACAGGGATTAATCAAACCATCCTTTTATCCCTATCTATGGTTGTGATTGCCGGAATGATTGCCGCAGGTGGTCTGGGTGAGAAAGTACTGGAAGGAATTAATAATCTGGATATCGGATTAGGATTTGAAAGCGGATTATCCGTTGTCATTTTAGCCATTATCCTCGACAGGATTACCCAAGGATTTGTAAAGAAAAAACAATAA
- a CDS encoding aldo/keto reductase, with protein sequence MEYRKLGNTDLELSVITHGAFAIGGNMWGGNEKQDSINSIHASLDHGVTSIDTAPFYGFGLSEEMIGEAINGKDRSKIQLLTKFGLVWDGSNNGKGEFFFDVEEDGKTIPVYKFASKENIIKEVEESLKRLGTDYIDLLQLHWPDSTTAISETMEAMELLIQQGKIRAAGVSNYSVAQMEEANKTLKLASNQVSYSMLNRAIENDLVPYSLEQNSGIIVYSPMERGLLTGKYFKDNTLKDNDHRNGYFSQFDLNKVKTFLEKIEPIAQEKGASLSQLVLKWTTLQPAITVVLAGARNAQQAIENAKAMSIDLAQEELNFINSALKEL encoded by the coding sequence ATGGAATACAGAAAATTAGGAAACACTGATCTCGAGCTATCTGTAATTACGCATGGAGCTTTTGCCATCGGTGGAAATATGTGGGGTGGTAATGAAAAACAGGATTCTATTAACTCTATTCATGCATCATTGGATCATGGAGTCACCTCTATTGATACGGCCCCTTTTTACGGTTTTGGATTAAGTGAAGAAATGATAGGTGAAGCTATTAATGGAAAAGATCGTTCAAAAATCCAGCTGTTAACTAAATTCGGTTTAGTTTGGGATGGAAGCAACAATGGAAAAGGAGAATTTTTCTTTGATGTCGAAGAGGATGGAAAAACAATTCCGGTTTATAAGTTCGCTTCCAAAGAAAACATTATCAAAGAAGTTGAAGAAAGTTTAAAAAGACTGGGTACAGATTATATAGACCTTTTACAACTTCACTGGCCAGACAGCACAACAGCCATCAGTGAAACGATGGAAGCTATGGAACTATTAATTCAGCAAGGAAAAATTCGTGCTGCTGGAGTAAGTAATTATAGTGTTGCTCAAATGGAAGAAGCTAACAAAACATTGAAATTAGCGAGCAACCAGGTTTCTTACAGTATGCTAAACCGGGCCATTGAAAACGATCTGGTTCCTTATTCTTTAGAGCAAAATTCAGGAATTATCGTATATAGTCCAATGGAAAGAGGTCTTTTAACAGGTAAATATTTTAAGGATAATACATTAAAAGACAACGACCACAGAAACGGTTATTTTTCTCAGTTTGATTTAAATAAAGTAAAAACTTTCTTAGAAAAAATTGAACCTATTGCTCAGGAAAAAGGAGCCAGCCTTTCTCAATTGGTATTAAAATGGACTACCCTACAACCGGCAATTACAGTCGTATTGGCAGGAGCAAGAAATGCACAGCAGGCTATTGAAAACGCTAAAGCGATGTCTATTGATCTTGCTCAGGAAGAATTGAATTTCATCAATTCTGCTTTGAAAGAGCTTTAA
- a CDS encoding NAD(P)H-dependent oxidoreductase — MKKVLIINGGQNFGHSGGKYNQTIAENTIAVLKEFDNVEVKITNVSEGYDKHEEVEKFVWADYIIYHTPIWWFQLPNGLKKYIDEVFTAGHAKGIYMSDGRNAANPEINYGTGGMLGGRKYMLTTSWNAPKTAFTLPGEFFNEKSVDEGPLFGFHRMNAFVSLEKMDSFHFHDVEKNANIERDMKLYRNHVKTVFEKELKAELVS; from the coding sequence ATGAAAAAAGTACTAATCATTAACGGAGGACAAAATTTCGGACATTCCGGAGGAAAATATAATCAAACAATCGCAGAAAATACAATCGCCGTTCTTAAAGAATTTGATAATGTTGAAGTAAAAATCACTAATGTAAGTGAAGGTTATGACAAACATGAAGAAGTAGAAAAATTCGTTTGGGCAGATTATATCATTTACCACACTCCCATCTGGTGGTTTCAACTTCCGAACGGGTTGAAAAAGTATATTGATGAAGTTTTCACAGCCGGCCACGCCAAAGGTATTTATATGAGTGACGGTAGAAATGCAGCAAATCCAGAGATCAACTATGGTACTGGTGGAATGCTTGGTGGAAGAAAATATATGTTAACAACTAGTTGGAATGCTCCTAAAACAGCTTTTACCCTTCCCGGAGAATTCTTTAATGAGAAAAGTGTAGATGAAGGACCGTTATTTGGGTTCCATAGAATGAATGCCTTCGTCTCATTAGAAAAAATGGACAGTTTCCACTTCCATGATGTAGAGAAAAATGCCAATATAGAGCGCGATATGAAGCTTTACAGAAACCATGTGAAAACCGTTTTTGAAAAAGAATTAAAAGCAGAATTAGTATCATGA
- a CDS encoding Crp/Fnr family transcriptional regulator: protein MDNFKAHLNKFITVTDEEYLSIFSFFEVLKVKKKQSLMLEGEICRNMYFVVEGCLRKYFINEKGVEHTTQFAIENWWITDTFAYERQLQTDFNIQSVEKSIILVIDFKGQELLLEKHPVMEKYFRIIYQRAYAASERKLRYLTEYSREELYVHFSTLYPWFIQRIPQYLIASFLGFTPEYLSEIKAKLRS from the coding sequence ATGGATAATTTCAAGGCACATTTAAATAAATTCATTACGGTAACAGACGAAGAGTATCTTTCAATTTTTTCATTCTTCGAAGTATTGAAGGTGAAGAAGAAGCAAAGTCTGATGTTGGAAGGTGAGATTTGTCGAAACATGTATTTTGTGGTGGAAGGTTGTCTGAGAAAGTATTTTATTAATGAAAAAGGAGTAGAGCATACCACTCAGTTTGCTATTGAAAACTGGTGGATCACAGATACGTTTGCTTATGAAAGACAGTTGCAGACAGATTTTAATATTCAGTCTGTGGAAAAGTCTATTATTCTTGTTATTGATTTTAAAGGCCAGGAACTATTACTGGAAAAACATCCTGTGATGGAAAAATATTTCAGAATTATTTATCAGAGAGCCTATGCGGCTTCCGAAAGGAAACTTCGGTATCTGACTGAATATTCACGAGAAGAGTTGTACGTTCATTTCAGTACATTATATCCTTGGTTTATTCAACGGATTCCCCAATATCTTATCGCTTCGTTTCTTGGTTTTACTCCGGAATATTTAAGTGAAATCAAAGCAAAATTACGTTCTTAA
- a CDS encoding type 1 glutamine amidotransferase domain-containing protein — MKKIAFLILAIFTIGFIQAQTKKSKNMKKKILFVVTSHDKKGSTGEDTGYYLGEVSHPWEVLHKAGYEIDFVSPKGGTPPVDGFDLKDPVNKEFWENTDYKNKIDHSLTPSQVNPKEYSTIFYAGGHGAMWDFADNTELADIASTIYENGGIVAGVCHGPAGLVNIKLNNGKYLVDGKKINAFTNEEESAVQLTDVVPFLLENKLKERGAKFEKSGLWQNHVVTDQRVITGQNPQSAKSVGEAILKELNNK; from the coding sequence ATGAAAAAAATAGCGTTTTTAATACTGGCCATTTTTACGATAGGATTTATACAGGCCCAGACCAAGAAATCAAAAAATATGAAAAAGAAAATATTATTCGTTGTCACCAGCCATGATAAAAAGGGCAGTACCGGTGAAGATACAGGATATTATCTGGGAGAAGTTTCTCACCCATGGGAAGTTCTTCACAAGGCAGGCTATGAAATTGATTTTGTAAGCCCGAAAGGAGGAACGCCACCAGTAGACGGATTTGATTTAAAAGATCCTGTAAACAAAGAGTTCTGGGAAAACACAGACTATAAAAACAAAATCGATCATTCTTTAACACCATCACAGGTAAATCCCAAAGAGTATTCAACTATTTTTTATGCAGGGGGCCATGGAGCCATGTGGGATTTTGCAGACAATACAGAACTGGCAGACATTGCTTCAACAATTTATGAAAACGGAGGTATTGTAGCAGGCGTTTGCCACGGCCCGGCAGGTTTGGTTAATATCAAACTGAATAATGGAAAATACCTGGTAGATGGAAAAAAGATCAATGCTTTTACCAATGAAGAAGAATCTGCTGTACAATTAACGGATGTTGTTCCTTTTTTACTGGAGAATAAATTAAAAGAAAGAGGAGCAAAATTTGAAAAATCAGGACTTTGGCAAAACCATGTGGTAACGGATCAAAGAGTGATTACGGGACAGAATCCACAATCTGCCAAGAGTGTTGGAGAAGCAATTTTAAAAGAATTAAATAATAAATAA
- a CDS encoding DUF1304 domain-containing protein codes for MELVAKILIAVVALEHLYILWMEMFAWETKGKEVFKAALPPEMFKPTKGLAANQGLYNGFLAAGLIWSFLIKDPQWQDNIALFFLICVAVAGIYGAISATKKIFFVQALPAILAILAVLLK; via the coding sequence ATGGAACTCGTTGCTAAAATCCTTATCGCAGTCGTTGCACTGGAACATCTCTATATTCTTTGGATGGAAATGTTTGCATGGGAAACCAAAGGAAAAGAAGTTTTCAAGGCTGCTCTTCCTCCGGAAATGTTTAAGCCCACTAAAGGATTGGCTGCCAACCAGGGATTGTATAATGGTTTTCTGGCTGCCGGGCTGATCTGGTCTTTTCTGATTAAAGATCCGCAATGGCAGGATAATATTGCATTATTCTTTTTAATTTGTGTGGCTGTAGCAGGTATTTATGGTGCTATTTCTGCTACGAAGAAAATATTTTTTGTTCAGGCATTGCCTGCAATATTGGCAATTCTTGCTGTTTTACTGAAGTAA
- a CDS encoding glycine betaine ABC transporter substrate-binding protein, which translates to MKQLKYLFFPILMILFGSLNSCGNIKNSKYITIGMVDGWAEDVAMTHVAKAILDQQGYHVIIQKASTDMILASMNNEDTDLFMGVWLPYTHAKKLAKFPGLTHLGTNYNNGRIGLVVPEYVSIQSIEELNQHQEQFNHRIIGIEKGAGLTTGTDKAIIDYKLDYQQINSSTIAMITELQNAIQRKQWIVVTGWQPHWMFGKMKLKFLDDSKKIFGEAEQIKTYSRKSFGTDYPELATFFSNLHFDDETMSDLLIQMEQSKNKEATAQKWVEEHAELVNTWLDKK; encoded by the coding sequence ATGAAACAATTAAAATATCTATTTTTTCCCATTTTAATGATCCTATTTGGTTCATTAAATTCATGTGGAAATATAAAAAACTCCAAATATATTACCATAGGAATGGTAGATGGCTGGGCAGAAGATGTGGCGATGACGCATGTAGCTAAAGCAATTTTGGATCAACAAGGCTATCATGTCATTATTCAAAAAGCCTCTACAGATATGATTCTGGCTTCCATGAACAATGAAGATACAGACCTTTTCATGGGAGTTTGGCTTCCTTACACCCATGCTAAAAAACTGGCTAAATTTCCGGGATTAACACATCTGGGAACCAATTATAACAATGGCCGTATAGGATTGGTAGTTCCCGAATATGTTTCCATTCAGTCTATTGAAGAACTTAACCAGCATCAGGAACAGTTCAATCACAGAATCATTGGGATTGAAAAGGGCGCAGGATTGACAACAGGAACAGATAAAGCAATTATTGATTATAAACTGGATTATCAACAGATCAACTCCTCTACCATTGCCATGATCACCGAATTACAGAACGCCATACAGCGTAAACAATGGATTGTGGTAACAGGATGGCAGCCTCACTGGATGTTTGGTAAAATGAAGCTTAAGTTTCTTGACGATTCCAAAAAGATATTTGGTGAAGCGGAACAGATTAAAACCTATTCAAGAAAAAGCTTTGGTACAGATTATCCGGAACTGGCAACATTCTTTTCTAACCTCCATTTTGATGATGAAACGATGTCTGATCTTTTAATCCAAATGGAACAGAGTAAAAATAAAGAAGCCACTGCACAAAAATGGGTGGAAGAACATGCTGAGCTGGTCAATACATGGTTAGATAAAAAGTAA
- a CDS encoding carboxymuconolactone decarboxylase family protein — protein MSARLNIATVDSAAYKAMMGLEGYLQTTSLTHIQKELIKIRASQINKCAFCLDMHTKDAIKYGETPQRIFILNGWTEAKEFFTEEEQVLLAMTEEITLISQQGLTDEIYQKAKAFFDDAQIAQIIMAIVTINAWNRIAVSTHMPIAK, from the coding sequence ATGAGCGCAAGATTAAATATTGCAACAGTAGATTCAGCAGCGTATAAAGCGATGATGGGATTAGAAGGATATTTACAGACAACTTCTTTAACCCATATTCAAAAGGAATTAATCAAAATCAGAGCTTCACAGATCAATAAATGTGCTTTCTGCCTTGATATGCATACAAAAGATGCCATCAAATATGGTGAAACGCCTCAAAGAATCTTTATTCTGAATGGATGGACAGAAGCTAAAGAGTTTTTTACAGAAGAAGAACAGGTGCTTTTGGCTATGACAGAGGAAATTACACTGATCAGCCAACAAGGATTAACTGATGAGATTTACCAAAAAGCTAAAGCATTTTTTGATGATGCTCAGATTGCTCAGATTATCATGGCGATTGTGACGATCAATGCATGGAACAGAATTGCAGTTAGTACCCACATGCCGATAGCAAAGTAA
- a CDS encoding winged helix-turn-helix transcriptional regulator — MAKIIENGTEREATCTEELFAMRDSLDVLGGKWKLMILRYLTNRTDQQIHFKKLERGIDGISAKMLSKELKELETNLLITRTIQDTKPITVTYAVTEYGKSVFPVTETLVNWGILHREKIKESMTTSGS, encoded by the coding sequence ATGGCAAAAATTATTGAAAACGGAACCGAAAGAGAAGCGACCTGTACGGAGGAATTATTCGCCATGCGTGATAGTTTGGATGTTCTGGGTGGAAAATGGAAATTGATGATTCTCAGATATCTGACCAACAGAACCGATCAGCAGATTCATTTTAAAAAACTTGAGCGTGGCATTGATGGAATTTCTGCTAAAATGCTGAGCAAAGAACTGAAAGAACTGGAAACGAATCTTCTGATTACAAGAACAATACAGGATACAAAACCGATTACAGTGACTTATGCAGTGACGGAATATGGAAAATCAGTATTTCCGGTTACGGAGACACTGGTAAACTGGGGAATACTTCATAGAGAGAAGATTAAGGAGTCCATGACTACTTCAGGATCGTAA
- a CDS encoding metallophosphoesterase family protein: MIQIAVFSDVHGNLPALEVVLKDIEQRGIHQKFCLGDLVDFAPWGNEVIEKIRSLNIPCLLGNHDERIAFDLPVFPLPKHSEAETEARFIAIDHSKKNITEDHKQFLSELPFHLKLNYKIGNKHWNIQLVHSGLTSNDTYWYESENNEVFSDMLKESQSDLIVMGHTHLSFIKQLENKKWAVNCGSVGRSKEENRLASYLILTLDDEKIIPEIVQLSYPLEETACQIEESGIPDYYASFLRNGNILVL, encoded by the coding sequence ATGATACAGATAGCAGTTTTCAGTGATGTACATGGGAATCTTCCGGCATTGGAAGTGGTGTTGAAGGATATTGAACAGAGGGGAATTCATCAGAAATTCTGTTTAGGAGATTTGGTTGATTTTGCCCCTTGGGGAAATGAAGTAATAGAAAAGATTAGAAGTTTAAATATACCCTGTCTTCTGGGGAATCATGATGAAAGAATTGCTTTTGATCTACCTGTTTTTCCTTTGCCTAAACATTCCGAAGCAGAAACAGAGGCAAGATTTATTGCGATAGATCATTCTAAAAAAAATATTACGGAAGACCATAAACAGTTTCTTTCCGAACTTCCTTTTCATTTAAAATTAAATTATAAAATAGGGAATAAACATTGGAATATTCAGTTGGTACATTCTGGTCTTACAAGCAATGATACTTATTGGTATGAATCTGAGAATAATGAAGTTTTTTCTGACATGCTGAAAGAATCACAATCTGATCTTATCGTGATGGGACATACTCATTTATCATTTATAAAACAGCTTGAAAATAAAAAATGGGCTGTCAATTGTGGTTCTGTAGGACGCTCCAAAGAAGAAAACAGGTTGGCTTCCTATTTAATATTGACTTTAGATGATGAAAAGATCATTCCTGAAATTGTACAGCTGAGTTATCCGTTGGAAGAAACCGCCTGTCAGATCGAGGAAAGCGGGATTCCGGATTATTATGCTTCCTTTTTAAGAAATGGAAATATATTAGTATTGTAA
- a CDS encoding glycine betaine/L-proline ABC transporter ATP-binding protein, translating to MEKNENGRKVKLKVEDLTIIFGKNKEKAQELLDKGFSKKEILEKTGCTVGINKASFEIYEGEFFVIMGLSGSGKSTLLRCLNRLNEPTSGKVYINDDNITGKNNKELLEVRRTEMSMVFQKFGLLPHHNILDNAGFGLEIRGESKASRDEKAQKALDIVGLNGFENQYPSQLSGGMQQRVGLARALANDPEVLLMDEAFSALDPLIKSEMQDQMLELQNTLQKTIVFITHDLDEAIKIGDRIVIMKDGVIEQIGTAEDILTNPASDYVKAFVEKVDRKTIITARSLMFDKATVVRFRKDGPEGALRKMRATGLENLPVVDFQNKFLGFVTLNDVVRIAKKKEPTVESIINNNVPSVYPEVTVEEMLPLISGSKSAIAVVDENNKFLGLVTQLSLVIEATKFNEEEIIELKEIANNQ from the coding sequence ATGGAAAAAAATGAAAACGGTAGAAAAGTAAAACTTAAAGTTGAAGATCTGACGATTATTTTTGGTAAAAACAAAGAAAAAGCACAGGAACTTTTAGACAAAGGTTTTTCCAAAAAGGAAATTCTAGAAAAAACAGGTTGCACTGTAGGAATCAACAAAGCGAGTTTTGAGATCTATGAGGGTGAATTCTTTGTCATCATGGGGCTGTCCGGAAGCGGAAAATCTACCTTACTGCGTTGTCTTAACAGACTGAACGAACCTACTTCAGGTAAAGTATATATCAATGATGATAATATTACCGGTAAAAACAATAAAGAACTTCTGGAAGTAAGAAGAACGGAAATGAGTATGGTATTTCAAAAATTTGGTTTACTGCCTCATCACAATATCTTAGATAATGCAGGTTTCGGACTTGAAATCAGAGGAGAAAGTAAAGCTTCCCGCGATGAAAAAGCACAGAAAGCTCTGGATATTGTTGGATTAAACGGTTTCGAAAATCAATATCCTTCCCAACTTTCGGGAGGAATGCAACAGAGAGTAGGATTAGCAAGAGCTTTGGCCAACGATCCGGAAGTATTGCTTATGGATGAAGCTTTCTCCGCGCTGGATCCTTTGATAAAATCTGAAATGCAGGACCAAATGCTGGAGTTGCAAAACACTTTACAAAAAACCATTGTATTTATTACCCATGACCTCGACGAAGCCATTAAAATTGGAGACCGTATCGTCATTATGAAGGATGGCGTCATAGAACAAATAGGAACTGCCGAAGATATTTTAACCAACCCTGCAAGCGATTATGTAAAAGCATTTGTAGAGAAAGTAGACCGTAAAACAATTATTACCGCCAGATCTTTGATGTTCGATAAAGCTACAGTGGTGCGTTTTAGAAAAGATGGTCCCGAAGGAGCCTTACGAAAAATGAGAGCAACAGGATTAGAAAACCTGCCCGTTGTAGATTTTCAAAATAAATTTCTTGGTTTTGTAACGCTTAATGATGTTGTCAGAATTGCCAAAAAGAAAGAACCTACAGTAGAATCTATTATCAACAATAATGTACCTTCAGTTTATCCCGAGGTTACGGTAGAAGAAATGTTACCATTAATTTCAGGAAGTAAATCGGCCATTGCTGTTGTAGATGAAAACAATAAATTTTTAGGCCTTGTTACCCAACTTTCTCTTGTCATAGAAGCTACCAAATTTAACGAAGAAGAAATCATTGAATTAAAAGAAATCGCAAACAATCAATAA